The proteins below are encoded in one region of Microscilla marina ATCC 23134:
- a CDS encoding tetratricopeptide repeat protein: protein MSGTRLFKQKKYKEAQAFYEKGVVQVRKQYPKEHQYYATALSYLAHAYEKQRLCKKAESLYKQTLAIQEKLIGKEHLAYAKALRSLANNYYDQKQYEKAQPLLEKTLQIMEKKLGKGHKAYLLSFTALAYNLKRAKKYAQAEKAFLELYTLRKKIPGTTNKESFESAQKLANLYFLLGQYKKAVPYSEEMITLAKAVGNNDLVYASALDNLALLYDKMYAYQKMEALYLESKNIVEKKLGKNHLAYARSLNNLASLYAKTKGYQKAAALFLESKNIVEKKLGKHHLAYARSLNNLASLYTKAGACQKAAPLF, encoded by the coding sequence ATTTCAGGCACTCGCCTTTTCAAACAAAAAAAATATAAAGAAGCTCAAGCTTTTTATGAAAAAGGGGTGGTTCAGGTACGAAAACAATACCCAAAAGAACACCAGTATTATGCAACGGCGCTTTCTTATCTGGCACATGCTTACGAAAAGCAAAGGTTGTGTAAAAAAGCGGAAAGTCTTTATAAGCAAACGCTTGCCATACAAGAAAAACTGATTGGAAAAGAACATTTGGCGTATGCTAAAGCACTCAGAAGCTTGGCAAATAATTATTATGACCAAAAACAGTACGAGAAAGCGCAGCCTTTGCTTGAGAAAACACTACAAATAATGGAGAAAAAGCTGGGCAAAGGTCACAAAGCTTACCTTCTTTCATTTACGGCCCTTGCCTACAACCTAAAGCGGGCAAAAAAATACGCACAGGCAGAAAAAGCTTTTCTGGAACTATATACTTTAAGAAAAAAAATACCAGGCACTACCAATAAAGAATCTTTTGAGAGTGCTCAAAAGCTGGCGAACCTATACTTTCTTCTGGGGCAATACAAAAAAGCAGTGCCTTATAGCGAGGAAATGATCACGTTAGCAAAAGCAGTGGGCAATAACGACTTGGTGTATGCGTCTGCCTTAGATAACCTGGCGCTATTGTATGATAAAATGTACGCTTACCAAAAGATGGAAGCCCTGTACCTGGAAAGTAAAAACATCGTAGAAAAGAAATTAGGTAAAAACCACCTGGCTTATGCCCGTTCATTGAACAATTTGGCAAGTTTATACGCAAAAACCAAAGGGTATCAAAAAGCTGCGGCTTTGTTTTTGGAAAGTAAAAACATTGTAGAAAAAAAACTAGGCAAGCATCACCTGGCTTATGCCCGTTCGTTGAACAATTTGGCAAGTTTGTATACAAAAGCAGGGGCTTGCCAAAAAGCCGCCCCTTTGTTTTAG